A segment of the Romeriopsis navalis LEGE 11480 genome:
CAAACTAATGGGATTAATCGCGGCCGCCGTTAGTCTGCCGGTACTCAGCGATTCAGCCGCGCCGGCCAGCGCCAATCGAATCCCGAACAGCGATGAAATAAATAGAATCAGCCAAGAGCCAAAGGCAAATTTATTTAGCTCTTGATCTCGCAAAAACAGAAAAGAGGTGGCCGGCAACAGCGAGATTAAAAACCAGAATAAAAGATACTCACTGGGCGGTTTCCACAATGATGGCTGAATGATAAAAATTTCACACAAAACCCGGATGGAATACATCAAGGTAAAGGTGAGTAAAAGCTTTACCCAAATTGAGTAGAAGCGCGAACTGGTCGCCGTTGTCTGTGGTTGCACAGCATAATTCACTTTGGCCGATCGCGACTTGGATTGCCGCAGCATTAGCAGCAACAAAAATCCCGCATTACAGGCCAAAACAAAAAATCGGTAAGGTACGGTAATCAGACGGGAAGAAGACGGATCGGTAACTAGAAAAGCCAGCAAACTATAGCCAAACAGCGTTATCGCCATCACATAACCGATCGAGAATCCCGCTAGTCGATTACCAACTGCTGGGACACTTGCGCTACTGAGTCGTTTAACAGCCATCAGACATAATTAGGAAATTTACAAGGGGGACATAACATTAAAATTAAGCATCAAAAATAGAAGCAGCCATTTATTTCGAAGCCAGCATTCGGTCAACTAGGTTAACCGCAAACTCCTTGGCATCATGTTGCTGAATCAGCATTGCACTCGACTCAAAGTCATAGGGTCGGGCGTCCAGCTGGCTCACACATTGCGTCATCAACTGGGCAATCGCACTCGGTGATGATGAATCAACCAAGTACCCCAGATTATTGTCCGACACAATTTGCCCAATCAAACCATAATCCGAAGCCAAGACCGGCTTGCGCGCCGCTGCGGCCTGCAACACAATCCCACTCATCCCGACATGCCGCTGGTAAGGGGCAAGAATAAAATCAGCCAGCTGGAAGTAGGTCTGAACATCTTGATCCGGCACAAAATGATCGCGCACGACAATTTGGACCGCAGTGGTTTGGCGAATCATCGCAATCTGATGCAGGATTGCATCAGGGTTACTCGAAGTAATCTTCCCGACAAACACTAAGCACACTTTTTTTGCCGGTTCTGGCGGCAAAAGACACATCGCATCCAACACTTGTTGCACACCTTTGCGCTCATGCAGGCTACCAAACAGCAAAAATATTTGGCGATCGGGTTCAATTGCTAAAGACTGCTGCACTCTGACAATTTCTGACTGCTCGACCTGATGCAACTCCATCGGGTCAGGTAAATGTGCCACCCTTGCGCGGCCTCTAAGACGCTTCATATGCTTCACCGCAAATGGGTCAAGCGAAAATAAAGTTTTCAGTCGAGGATTACGCAAAACCAACCCTAACAAAAGTTTTTGCCGCAACTGACGAACGTAATCAGACAGGGAAAACTGGTAATTATCAAATGTGGGGTAATGAAATGTTGGCCTAAAATATATACCAGAAAAATCACAGGGCGATTTCCCGCCCAACGCGATCGGCATCTGGAATAAATCGTAGTACATCAACAGCGCATGAGTGATTTGAAATTTCCGCGCATACTGACAGTATATCTTCCACTCTTGAAACATCGACTTCAGGAGATTCTGACGGTTACTGATCGTCGCCATTTCCGTGGGTGAAACCGCCACGAAATATATATTCTCTGAGGCGACTGCCGATTCGACGACATCGGCATGCTTGGAAAAGAACTCGGGAGCCACCAAAATATACAGATTTTCCTGCCGCTCTATAGCCATCCAATGATGCACGAT
Coding sequences within it:
- a CDS encoding glycosyltransferase family 4 protein — encoded protein: MNCQLEHAVNITDGSSVNHQPSFMLFDLMTGGHHAFYIKHIVHHWMAIERQENLYILVAPEFFSKHADVVESAVASENIYFVAVSPTEMATISNRQNLLKSMFQEWKIYCQYARKFQITHALLMYYDLFQMPIALGGKSPCDFSGIYFRPTFHYPTFDNYQFSLSDYVRQLRQKLLLGLVLRNPRLKTLFSLDPFAVKHMKRLRGRARVAHLPDPMELHQVEQSEIVRVQQSLAIEPDRQIFLLFGSLHERKGVQQVLDAMCLLPPEPAKKVCLVFVGKITSSNPDAILHQIAMIRQTTAVQIVVRDHFVPDQDVQTYFQLADFILAPYQRHVGMSGIVLQAAAARKPVLASDYGLIGQIVSDNNLGYLVDSSSPSAIAQLMTQCVSQLDARPYDFESSAMLIQQHDAKEFAVNLVDRMLASK